In Mauremys reevesii isolate NIE-2019 linkage group 13, ASM1616193v1, whole genome shotgun sequence, the sequence ccttcacacccccatgtatttcttTCTCAGGAACTTGTCCTTCCTGGAGATCTGCTACACCTCGGTCACTCTGCCCAAGATGCTGACCAACCTTCTCTCAGAAGACAAAACCATCTCCTTTGCTGACTGTGCTATACAAATGTATTTCTTTCTATTCTTTGGTGGAACAGAGTGCTTCCTCCTAGCTGCTATGGCCTATGACCGCTACTGTGCCATATGCAACCCACTGCGCTACACCGCCATCATGAATAAGAGGGTTTGCATCCAGCTGTCTAGTGGCTCATGGATCTGTGGAATGCTGGTGGCCCTGGAGCACACAATCTTTATTTTCACACTTCCTTTTTGTGGACCCAATGTTATCAACCACTTCTTGTGTGAGATCCAGCCACTGCTGAAGCTGGTGTGCGGGGACACCTACTGGAATGAGATCCAGATCATCGTGGGTGCTGCTATCATCCTCATTCTGCCATTGTTGCTGATCCTAGTCTCCTACACCTTTGTCATCTCCACCATCCTTAAAATTAGCTCTGCCGAAGGCAGGTGCAAAGtattctccacctgctcctcgcACCTCATTGTGGTGACGTTGTTCTATGGGATGGCCCTTATCATGTACGTGCGCCCCAAGTCCAGCTTTTCTCCAGATGTGAACAAGTTACTCTCTCTGTTCTACTCAGTGGTGACTCCGATCTTGAACCCCATTATCTACAGCCTcaggaacaaggaggtgaaagATGCCTTGAGGAAAACAGGAATGAAAATATTCAGTTAAGACAAAGATTATTTTCCTTCATCAGGTTTGTCATCCGTGGACTGTCTAAACTCTAAGGGGACTTTACAGCTCTGAAGAGACCAGCTGGCATCTGAACTCTACAAAAAATTTCCCTTTATCAAACTGGTCAACCTGTTCTGAAGTATTGTATTTCCAGGAAATTGTTCATTAATATTTTGAATGTTGACAAAACAAATGAggaaatattaattaatttatttatttgaaatccccttctggccttaaaagcaATTAATTCTATTAAAACAAAGAATAAGAAAGgaaaaatctgaaatgtcatcTCTCCCCTTCCCATTGTTTGAGCATCTCTAATTCTGTAATTCAAGTATATCTGGATTTTATGAAAAAATCTTCCTTATTTTAATCAGAACTGGTTGAAATTTCCCATATGACCTTTTTTCTTCTGAAACTGATGATAGAAATGTGTGTTGGGTAGTGAAACTTTCATGGGACATACGAGGTCTAAGAGTAAATTTGCATTGTTGGTGTGATGcttgccagggcaatccagggttGCTTTATAGTTAAATCAAATGTAAGTTTATTAAATAAAGCACAGATATTCAAATGATAGTAGGCAGAAGCATTGGAAACCAatgattatatataaaataaaattataactgTGATGTAGAAACCCAACACTGGGCAAGAAGGGGttaagggattattttgggcTGAGCCAGTGCCCCCCTCTGGGTCCCACATGCAAcaaatgctccatctgctggagGCATTCAAAAACAGGGATTTAACTCATttgagtggcagagctggaggtgagcagacctgcagcccaCAGCTGCAGCAGCGCAGAGCAGAGGGAAGCCTAAAGGCTCTCAGACAACTGCCCAAAGGGgccctccctgagggaagggaggacccaCCAGACAACCAGAGAGGGAAGTATTCTGTGGAACTTGGACATTGGTAACCCTCTTCTTTTGGTTTGGATTTCCCCACCAGGGGAAAGCCTTGGATGAAACACTCCGGGGCAGGTGGGACAAACGAGAGGTTGCCAGGGCCCAGGGTCAGAGCACGGTGGAGTGGGAGGACTCAGGCTCCTCTCCTCACACATGACTAGACAGGAAGATAAGCATCTGTTACCAACTGCCTGAAAGGCCCATGTCCTAGATGTGTCATCTCCTGGTAACCTTCCTTACCTTCAAGACCTTAAGAAAGTCATTTCCAGTATAGATGCATACGTTTTTAAATATTAGCCATCCATGCATTTCACAATAATTATGATGTCCACAAGGCTACTTACATGCCACCTGTTGGTGAACTAATATGCAGATATCTGACCTATAGAATCCCTTAAAATACCTCTGCCCCACCCGCCAATGCCCTCTGAAAGTTAGCAACAAGAGGTTGCTGGTTCACAGTTGGTCAGCTTATTTTTATGATTGTGGGGTCCTGGGACATGAAAAATCCTTCATTACAGGATCTTTTTTCCCCCTGGGGAATTCATTGTTAGCCAAGGGTTCATCGAGTATTATGAGTTTTTCTCCTTCTGAGAAGGCCTAAGTTGGGATTCACAGAGCCTGAGTTAGGGGCcaaggctccctgtacaatgagtGGAGGGAAATAGGCACCAAATAATAAGATCCATAAAAGCCAGAATGCTGAGTTGGGAACTGCCTAAACTAGCTAATTGGAGATGCCGAGTTGAGGGGTGTGTGCTAGGCCCTTGCCCTCAACAGGAGTTCAGTGACAAAATCCAGGCTGAAGAGAGGTACCTCTCATGTCTTGGGTTCCACAACCAGGAAGCCCTCTCAAAGAGTTAGGTGCTTCTGGGGTTTCTcgcaaacaaaagaaaagaaaacaaaacaaaaaaaaacaataatgGAGGAGGTTGTGCAGGAGAAGCTGCCTCAGAACCTTTAgctcagtggctagggcactcacatgggatgtgggagaccccctgAAGTTCGGTTCCCCATCTGTatgatgaggagaagggatttgtaTCAGGGTTTCTGACATCACAAATGACTGTCATAACCCCTGGTTACAGGATAtcctgatgtggggctcccttgGTCTCTCCTGCTGGAGCTGTTCCTCTTGAATAAACAACTaaaagtcattggagcagggggacaggAACCCAGGGCTCTCAGCTTCCAGGGGATTACGCTAACCGCCACACAGGAGAGTCAGTCTCACAcactctctgccccaaagaatATTCATGCATTTAAccaaagtgaaacagcttcaacaggaaggACTGAAGCCAGACCATACTGGAATATCCCATAGGCATTCACGTGAGAGAAGGGGAACCTCTGTTCAATTCCCATGTGTTTGTGAGActcgttgggggggggggggctggaacagggttgttccccatcccaagtgggtaccctaaccactaggctaaaaatTCTGAAGGATGTCCTCATCCTTGGCTGTTTTTTTGTGGAGTTAGGTGCCCACTGTGACTAAGTTTGTCATTCTCAGCTTCTCTAACCACCCAGACATGAATCTCATTCGGTTTGTGGTGTTTCTATGTATCTACATTGTCACAGTGCTGGGCAACATTCTCATCATCGTCGTCATAAATATCGATTCGACCCTTCACACACTGATGTACTTTTTCCTTAGGAACTTGTCCTTCTTGGACTTCTGTTACACCTCAGTCACTCTACCCAAGATGCTGGCCAACCTCCTCTcagaaaataaacatatttcCTTTTCCAGTTGTGCTGTTCAGATGTTTTTCTTTCTATTCTTTGGCATTACTGAATGCTTTCTCCTGGCTTCTATGGCATATGACCGCTATAGTGCAATATGTAACCCATTGTGCTATGTTGCCATTATGAATAAGAGGGTTTGCATCCAGCTGACAGGTGGTTCGTGGATCTGTGGCATGCTGGTGGCAGTGGAGCACACAACCTCTGTCTTCACACTTCCTTTTTGTGGGTCCAATGTGACCAACCACTTTTTCTGTGATATCCAGCCAGTGCTGAAGCTGGTGTGCTGGGACACCTCCTAGATTGAGATCCAGATCATCATGGGTGCTGCCTTCACCCTCATGATGCCATTGTTGCTGAGCCTGGTGTCCTACATCTGTATCGTCTCCACCATCCTGAGAATTAGGTCCACTGAAGACAGGCGTagagccttctccacctgctcctcagACCTCATCGTAGTGACACTGTGCTACAGGACTGCCCTTATCATATACGTACGCCCCAAATCTAGCTATGGTCTGGGTGTGGACAAGTTGTCCTCTCTTTTCTATTCAGTGGGGATTGCACTCTTGAACCCCATTATCTACAACTTcaggaacaaggaggtgaaagGTGCTTTGAGGAAAATAACAatgaaaatctttttaaaaaatcagataaTTTTCCTTCAGTCACATGAGCCTCTGACAAATATCTCCCAAGTAGTGTCTCAATCATAATGGAGATGTTTCCCTTGTGTAATATAGTGCTGGTGAAATTTACTGAATTTTGTTTTTCCATTAAATTTTTCCtttaatgttttaattttaacacaagaaatgaggaaaaaaataatttttagaatattattttattattacttgactcctcctctggccttaaaatcatttaatattttaggaaaaaacaaaatacaaaataaaaagacaTTGCTTTACCAGGTCTAATTCACAAACATCTCTTTCAATAGAAAAGTGCCCTTGGGTGGTTGAACTTTTCTGAATTTCCCAAATATTTTGTCAGAAATATTGATGATAGAAATTGGTAGGAGGAAAAGGAActcaaaatattttactttttttttataatgagCAAGCTCTAACCATTATATTTTATGACACCAGTGGTCCTCTTTCTTATAGATAGTTTGACTTGGGCTGCTGTAGTGGGGACCTCAGAATTGCATAGGTGGTTTAAAAGCAGAGCTGGACAATAATTGGAATGCCTGTCCCCCAGGAAAAGctggcatttcaacatttgttttcattccaaatgaggataaaaaaactaaaattttgaaatttttcacagaattgaaattctgaaaaattgtgATTTGGaaatattgaaacattttattaagaacataagaatggccatactgggtcagaccaatggtccacctagcccattatcttgtcttctgacagtagccaatgccgggtacttcagagggaatgaacagaacagataatcaacaACAACtactgaggctagggacactatccctccCCATACTGGCTactagacattgatggacctatccccattaacttatctagctcttttttgaactctgttatagtcttaacattcacaacatcctcaggcaaaagttccacaggttgactgtgcgttgtgtgaagaaatacttccttttgtttgttttaaacctgctgcctattaatttaatgtggtgacccttagttcttgtgttatgagaaggagtaaataacacttccttatttactttctccacactatctTGATTTTATAGACTCCTATCATATCATAACACATTTTGAGATTCCAacaataaaaatgtttatttttggtTCATTAAGCTGACCAGATGGCTCCATTCTCCCATCTGAAACAGGCTCATTGAATGTACTATCTCCCTCATAATCCATCCAGAGACAtatgactcccatgatgcaccatggaaCGTGGACAGGTGGAATTCCACATTGTATTACTGGTGATGTAGGCCTCCAAGGAGCCTGGCCCTTAAGAAAGAATGGGGGCTGGAATTACAACTCCCAGAAGGCAATGCACTGATAGGGAAATGCGGTTTAATGTTTTGTTGAACTGCTTTGAAACAAATCATTTTGGGTCAGTTCCAAGAAACAAAATATTCTCATCTGAGTCGAACTGACCCAAAACATAACATTCCCATTTCAAGTTTTCCAATGGAATTCATTtttgtggaaactgcattttctgccaGAAAAACCATCCTACAAAAAATTCCCAAGCACCTCTACTTAAAAGCCTTTCCTATTTGACtttggtcttaaattgcagcattggaggttttaaaaaaaaacaggttagacaatcaACTGTCAGGGATGCCCTAGATAACACATAGTCCTGTcgtgagtacaggggactggactagaagatctgtcaaggtcctttccagtcctacgtttctatgattctatgattctctgctATTTCAAAGAGATCACAATTCAATATTTTCTCTCAAGTAGATACTTATAGACAGTAATCAAGTCATTcctcagccttctctttgttGTACAATGTATACTGGATAGTAGACCTTAGGGTGCAGCAGAAAGTGAGGGACTGAAAAGGGGTGGCTAtattgtataatgggcactaggagcagcagagggtgggggtggggaaggggcagctatgttgtataatgggcactaggagcagcagagggtgggggtggggaaggggtggctatactgtataatgggcactaggtggcagcagagggtgggggtggggaaggggcagttaTACCGTATGATGGACACTTGGAGGCAGCAGAAGTtaagggaagagaaggggacagacacacactgtATATTTGTAAGATCATGTCACAAATTGCACAAAACTAGAGGCTGAGTTGAGAAgtttttagagcagtggtttttaacctttttttcatttgtggacccctgaAAAATTTGTAATGCAGGGGCAGACCCTTTTGGAATTTCAAGTTGTGGTATCCAGACCCCTGCCGTAGAAGTCTTAGACCGAAAAcagactgaacagaattcaaatATAAATGTTGCACATGTTCGGATGTGTGAGAAAGGGTGCTAAACTGTGGGCATCTATGGTAATGACAACACTCCGGGTTTTGTCCTGTAGGAGAAGTAGTCACATGCTTTTGATTTATCTGAAAAATGGAATTCCTTTTTTGGGctctgaaactttattttcatagtcactttttgtggaccccttagacatagtctgtggaccacaggttgaaaaccactgttttagaaAATTTGGCCCATGAACTATGAAAATAATCCAATCTCTTGCTGGCTGCACTTGAAACTTTGTaacaggggtagacaacctatggcacgcgcaGTAgtggcgccagagtttctggcaccCTCGGCAGAATTCAAGGgccggcattttgtgcactccccatggGGTGCTccggagcttccggttccactcccatcgcgccaccgaagaaggaccctctgccgaaatgccgcaggcgacagtggcaatcattgagctgctcaattgcctgctgctgttttccgcggcacgtcggcagaaggtccttcttcagtGGCATGACgcgagtggaaccggaagctcccgtgcacccCGTGGGGcgcacacaaaatgccgccccccgaatcctggcatcctaggcgaccgcctagggtcgcctaatggaagcgccggccctgggcacgcaagctgattttcagtggcactcacactggccaggtcctggccaccagtccggggactctgcattttaatttaattttaaatggagcttcttaaacatttaaaaaaccttatttactttacaaacaacaatagtttagttatgtattataaacttatagaaagagaccttctaaaaatgttaaaatgtattactgcccacatgaaaccttaaattagagtgaataaatgaagactcggcacagcacttctgaaaggttgccgatccctgctgaaaaaaacattaaaaaacaacaacaactaaacaaacaaacaaacaaaaaaccttggTCAAAAGATATCTCATTTTCCACCTGAGGTGAATAGACAGAATCTCTCTTCAGGGATCACAATGTAATGGATAAAACTGCTTTTATTCACAGCTACATAAACATGTTAATAGATCCCTTTGGTAGCATGTGCCGCAATACTTGTGAGATCCCTGAAACAGGAAGGAGTGGAAGGTGGGAGGAGAGTGAGAAAGAATAAAATTCGCTGGGgtcttttttatttgaaattaacAATAACATGAGAGCCTACATCAAAGAAAGAGCTTCTTTCAGGTATGAATGATGTCAATGGATCACTCTAATTAGTGAGTATTTATTTAGTTACGATTGCTATTACAGTGCACAGGTGCATATGTGATGTCTGTCTTAGACATAGCTGGAtgcaggatggatggatggaagctGTGAactacttgtgtgtgtgtgagagcaatCGAATGGAATATATATGATCACTGTTCAAGACAGAACAGATGAAGTGTCTCTtttaaaagaggtaaatttttCATTCTATATTTTTAGTGGAAATTTTCACCAAAATAATCCATttcctaaaaataaaataaaataaacatattttcatTGAAAAAGAGATAATCTCCAaagtgttattttttaaaattatgtttaacaaccaaaaacaaaacaaatcaaaacaaaaattggAGATTgtgtttttttcagtgaaaactcaaaacacttaaaaaatgttgaagaaatgagaaaacattttcatttttatcaaAATTGTCCATGAGGGAAAATATTTCCCCAACCAGCTCTTTTGTTTCTGGCAAGCTTCTCATCTTTGCAttgttacataagaacataagaatggccatattgcaTCGGACGAATGGTCCAtctaggtcagtggtccccaacctttttgtgaccagtagcacattcatgttttcagaagagcgtggtgggcgccaacaattttacaaggcttattttgtatttgtacattaaataatacaaaaaacatatttaatgttatataatatatgaatccagagagaagccggagagaagctgcgaggacagagaacaatggtgcccgcagccccggagtactctgtccccagcaggcggcggggccccagattctcttctctgctgggaACTAGGcaagccccgcac encodes:
- the LOC120380610 gene encoding olfactory receptor 10C1-like, with amino-acid sequence MGNKTSVTEFVILGFSNHTDGNIILFVVFLCIYIITMLGNILIIIAISVDPALHTPMYFFLRNLSFLEICYTSVTLPKMLTNLLSEDKTISFADCAIQMYFFLFFGGTECFLLAAMAYDRYCAICNPLRYTAIMNKRVCIQLSSGSWICGMLVALEHTIFIFTLPFCGPNVINHFLCEIQPLLKLVCGDTYWNEIQIIVGAAIILILPLLLILVSYTFVISTILKISSAEGRCKVFSTCSSHLIVVTLFYGMALIMYVRPKSSFSPDVNKLLSLFYSVVTPILNPIIYSLRNKEVKDALRKTGMKIFS